A segment of the Pseudomonas serboccidentalis genome:
ATGCCGATATCCAGCACGTTGACGATCGCGCCGCGCGGGACTTTGCCGTCGTTCATGCTCGCCAGCAGGTCCGCGAGGAAGTGCACGTAATCGGCGCGGCCCGGAACCGGTGGGCAGAGGTAGTCCGCCGGGATGTCCCAATGCTGGATGCCATAGAACGACTTGAGCAGCGCCCGGTTGAACACGCGCACCGCATCGGGGCTGGCGAAGTCGATGCTTTCCTTGCCGTACGGGTTGGTGATCACGAACTTCGCCAGTTCCGGCGTGGTCTTGATCAGCGCCGGGAAGTCGTAGCGACCCTGGTGGCGATTGCGCGGGTGCAGGCTGGCCTTTTCACGCGGCTCGACGGCTTTGGCCGGGGTCGCGACATCAGGCTTCTTGCGCGCAGGTTTGGGTGTGCGGGGGGCGTTCATGGGTGTGATCGATTCGGGTATGGCTGAAAGTGGCGGGTATTGTCCCACATTGGTGAGTCATGCGCCGAACCTGTGACCCATGACCTTGGACTTGGGGATTTTGATTTATGTAGGGGAAGGTGGCGGGAACCATAAAAAAGGGAGGCCACCAGGGCCTCCCTCTTTCATTGCGGCTTGCCCTTACAGGCTCGAAATCCGCGCGTGCTGCTCGGCCAGCTTGCCCAGGGCCTGTTCAGCCTCGGCCAGTTTGGCGCGTTCCTTCTCGATGACTTCGGCCGGGGCCTTGTCAACGAAACCGGCGTTCGACAGCTTGCCGCCCACCCGCTGGACTTCGCCCTGCAGACGCAGGATCTCCTTGTCCAGACGCGCCAGCTCAGCGCCCTTGTCGATCAGGCCGGCCATTGGCACCAGCACTTCCATCTCGCCAACCAGCGCGGTCGCGGACAGCGGTGCTTCTTCGCCGGCCGCCAGCACGGTGATCGATTCCAGACGCGCCAGCTTCTTCAGCAGCGCTTCGTTCTCGGTCAGGCGACGCTGGTCTTCAGCGCTGACGTTCTTCAGGTAGATCGGCAGCGGTTTGCCCGGGCCGATGTTCATTTCGCCACGGATGTTACGCGTGCCGAGCATCAGGCCCTTGAGCCATTCGATGTCGTCTTCGGCCGCCGGATCGATGCGCTCTTCGTTGGCCACCGGCCAGGGTTGCAGCATGATCGTCTTGCCCTGAATGCCGGCCAGCGGCGCGATGCGCTGCCAGATTTCTTCAGTGATGAACGGCATGAACGGGTGCGCCAGTCGCAACGCCACTTCCAGAACGCGAACCAGTGTGCGACGGGTGCCGCGCTGACGCTCGACCGGCGCGTTCTCGTCCCACAGCACTGGCTTGGACAGTTCCAGGTACCAGTCGCAGTACTGGTTCCAGATGAACTCGTACAGCGCTTGCGCGGCGAGGTCGAAACGGAACTGATCCAGTTGACGGGTCACTTCGGCTTCGGTGCGTTGCAGCTGCGAGATGATCCAGCGATCCGCCAGCGACAGCTCGTAGGCTTCGCCGTTCTGGCCGCAGTCTTCGCCCTTGTCCAGAACATAACGCGCGGCGTTCCAGATCTTGTTGCAGAAGTTGCGATAGCCTTCAACGCGGCCCATGTCGAACTTGATGTCACGACCGGTGGAGGCCAGCGAGCAGAACGTGAAGCGCAGGGCGTCGGTGCCATAGCTGGCGATGCCGTCAGCGAACTCGTCGCGGGTCTGCTTCTCGATCTTCTTCGCCAGTTTCGGCTGCATCAGGCCGGAGGTGCGCTTGCGCACCAGTTCTTCCAGCTCGATACCGTCGATGATGTCCAGCGGGTCAAGGACGTTGCCCTTGGACTTGGACATCTTCTGGCCCTGGCCATCACGCACCAGACCGTGCACGTAAACGGTCTTGAATGGAACCTGCGGCGTGCCGTCCTCGTTCTTGATCAGGTGCATCGTCAGCATGATCATCCGGGCAACCCAGAAGAAAATGATGTCGAAACCGGTGACCAGCACGTCGGTGGAGTGGAATTTCTTCAGGAACTCGGTCTTTTCCGGCCAGCCCAGGGTGGAGAACGTCCACAGGCCCGAACTGAACCAGGTGTCGAGCACGTCGTTGTCTTGTTGCAATGCAACGTCCGGGCCGAGGTTGTGCTTGGCGCGCACTTCGGCTTCGTCGCGACCGACGTAGACCTTGCCCGACTCGTCGTACCAGGCCGGAATCCGGTGGCCCCACCACAGCTGACGGCTGATGCACCAGTCCTGGATGTCGCGCATCCACGAGAAGTACATGTTTTCGTACTGCTTCGGCACGAACTGGATACGGCCGTCTTCAACGGCAGCAATCGCCGGCTCAGCCAAAGGCTTGGTCGACACGTACCACTGGTCGGTCAGCCACGGTTCGATAATGGTGCCGGAGCGGTCGCCTTTCGGCACTTTCAGGTTGTGATCGTCGACGCTGACCAGCAGGCCGGCGGCGTCGAACGCAGCCACGATCTGCTTGCGCGCTTCGAAACGCTCAAGGCCGGCGTATTCAGCCGGGATCTTGCCGTCGATGCTGTCGTTCAGCGTGCCGTCGAGGTTGAACACCTGGGCGGCTGGCAGCACATTGGCGTTCTTGTCGAAGATGTTCAGCAGCGGCAGGTTGTGGCGTTTGCCGACTTCGTAGTCGTTGAAATCGTGGGCCGGGGTGATTTTCACGCAGCCGGTGCCGAATTCAGGATCGCAGTAATCGTCGGCGATGATCGGGATGCGGCGGCCAACCAGTGGCAGCTCGACAAACTTGCCGATCAAGGCTTTGTAGCGCTCATCGTTCGGGTTAACGGCCACGGCGGAATCGCCGAGCATGGTTTCCGGACGTGTGGTCGCGACGATCAGGAAATCGTTGCCTTCAGCGGTTTTCGCGCCGTCGGCCAGCGGGTATTTGAGGTTCCACAGGAACCCTTTCTCGTCGTGGTTTTCCACTTCGAGGTCGGAAATCGCCGTGTGCAACTTGGTGTCCCAGTTGACCAGACGCTTGCCGCGGTAGATCAGGCCGTCTTCGTGCAGGCGTACGAACGCTTCCTTGACCGCTTCCGAGAGGCCGTCGTCCATGGTGAAGCGCTCGCGGCTCCAGTCCACGGACGAGCCGAGGCGGCGGATCTGACGGCTGATGTTGCCGCCGGACTGATCCTTCCACTCCCAGACTTTTTCGAGGAATTTCTCGCGACCCAGGTCATGACGGTTCTGGCCGGTGGCTTCCAATTGACGCTCCACCAGCATCTGCGTGGCGATACCGGCGTGGTCGGTGCCTGGCTGCCACAGGGTGTTGCGACCCTGCATGCGGCGGAAACGGATCAGGGCGTCCATGATCGCGTTGTTGAAACCGTGACCCATGTGCAGGCTGCCGGTGACGTTCGGCGGCGGGATCATGATGGTGTAGGAATCGCCCGCGCCTTGCGGTGCGAAATAGTTCTCGGACTCCCAGGTGTTGTACCAGGAAGTTTCAATGGCGTGCGGCTGGTAGGTCTTATCCATGCGCGGCGGGACCCTATTGGCATTTGTTCAGGAAAAGCCGGGAAGTATAGCGGGGCATGGGGCCGAGGGCGAGCGGGGCGGGCCGGATGGAGAAAGCTTTCTGTAGGAGCTGCCGAAGGCTGCGATCTTTTGATGTTGCTTTTTAAAAAACAAGATCAAAAGATCGCAGCCTTCGGCAGCTCCTACAGGGGACATTATTCGTATTGGCTGAGCAACCGCTCCATTCGCGCCTCGAGGCGGCGTTTGATTTCGGTTTCGATGTGCGGCGCGAAGTCGTCGATCACGTCCTGCATGATCAATTGCGCGGCGGCGCGCAGTTCGCTGTCCAGGTGCAGCAGGGCGTCCGGGCCTTTATCCACAGGCGCTGCAGCAGGTTGCGCCGCAGGTATAGGGGGCGACGCGGGTGGCGGTTCGATGGCGGGCGGCGTGGCGTCGACGGCCTCGAACAACATCGGAATCTGTTCCTGTTCGCCTTCATCGACCGTGTCGGTCAGCAGTGGCGGTTGCAGGTTGTCATCGCCGAGCAACTGACGGATCGATTCGAGATCGTCCAGCAGGTGCGCAGGCTTTTGCAGCGGTTTTGGAGTGTCCATCGGCGTACTCAGAGTCGCTGTAAACGGTGATCTTGCAGAGGATAGCCCTGTTCGCGGTAGAAACGGAAACTCTCCCGTGCCGCCGCGCGAATCGTCGGATCTTCCACCACCACTTCCGCCACGCGGGCGAATTTGTTGGCAAAGGCCGGGACTTTCAGGTCGAGGTTGACCAGCAGATCCTGGTGCGCGCCACAATCAGCGCCCACCCCCAGCACGATCAAGCCGTCCGGTTCGCTGTCGGCAGGGCCGTGAGGCACGAAGGTTTCGCCCTTGAACGCCCACAGACGCGCATCAAGATCGTCACGCTGGGCTACATCGCTGCAATGCAGGTAGATGCGGTGGCCCATGCGCCAGGCTTTCTCGGTGAGCTTGCAGGCAAAGTCCAGGCGAGCCGAAGGATCGGCGCTGGGCAGGATATAAAAGTCGACTTTGGTCATTGCGGTTCCTGAGCCTTGAACGGCGCCGCCGGATAGCAGCGCCGTTCAGGTTCATCGGTTTCAGGCTTTGGCGCGGTCCAGCAGGTATTGGGTCAGCAGCGGAACCGGACGGCCGGTGGCGCCCTTGTCCTTGCCGCCACTGGTCCAGGCAGTGCCCGCGATGTCCAAGTGCGCCCAGTTCAGGTTCTTGGTGAAGCGCGACAGGAAGCACGCGGCGGTGATGGTGCCGGCCTTCGGCCCGCCGATGTTGGCGATGTCGGCGAACGGACTGTCCAGTTGCTCCTGGTATTCGTCGAACAGCGGCAGTTGCCAGGCGCGGTCGTCAGCCGCCTTGCCGGCGCTGAGCAGTTGCTCGATCAGTTCGTCGTTGTTGCCCAGCAGGCCGGAAGTGTGTGCACCCAGTGCCACGACGCAGGCGCCGGTCAGGGTGGCGATGTCGATCACCGCTTGCGGCTTGAAGCGCTCGGAGTAGGTCAGGGCGTCGCACAGCACCAGGCGGCCTTCGGCGTCGGTGTTGAGGATTTCCACGGTCTGGCCGCTCATGGTAGTGACGATGTCGCCCGGGCGCGAAGCGGTGCCGCTCGGCATGTTTTCGGCGCAGGCGAGGATGCACACCAGGTTGATCGGCAGTTTCAGCTCAAGCACGGCACGCAGGGTACCGAACACGGAGGCCGCGCCGCCCATGTCGTATTTCATTTCGTCCATGCCGGCGCCTGGCTTCAGACTGATGCCGCCGGTGTCGAAGGTGATGCCTTTGCCGACCAGCGCGTAAGGCTTCTCGGACTTCTTGCCACCGTTGTACTGCATGACGATCAGGCGCGGCGGCTGGGCGCTGCCCTGGCCGACGGCGTAGAACGAGCCCATGCCCAGGGATTTGATCTTCTTCTCGTCGAGCACTTCGACTTTCAGATCCTTGAACTCTTTGCCGAGGTTCTTGGCTTGCTCGCCGAGGAAGGTCGGGTGGCAGATATTCGGCGGCAGGTTGCCCAGCGTGCGGGTGAAGGCCATGCCGTTGGCGATTGCCGTGGCGTGGTTCACCGCGCGCTGCACTTCGGCCTGAGCGGCCTTGATGGTCAGCAGGGTGACTTTCTTCAGGGCGCGCGGTTCGGCTTTCTGGCTCTTGAACTGGTCGAAGGTGTATTCGCCGTCTACCAGGGTTTCGGCCAGCAGACGGGTTTTGCCGTAGCTGTCGCGATTCTTGACGATGATTTCATCCAGGGCCAGCACGGCATCGCTGCCACCCAGGCCTTTGAGCGTGTTGAGGATGCCGGCAACGATTTTGCGGAACGGACGGTCGCCCAGTTCTTCATCCTTGCCCACGCCGACCAGCAGCACGCGTTCGGCTTTCAGGTTCGGCAGGCTGTGCAGCAGCAGGCTCTGACCGACCTTGCCGGCCAGGTCGCCACGCTTGAGTACGGCGCTGATCGCGCCGCCGCTCAATTCGTCGACCTGTTTGGCGGCAACGCCGAGTTTGCGGCCTTCGCCGACGGCAACCACCAGGGTGGCGGTTTTCAACGTTTCTGGGCTAACGCTTTTTACAACCAGTTCCATGTCCGGATCCCTGAATGAATGGTCAACACGCAGGCGTTCGACGGTGTCCGCAGTCGCCTGCTTATAGATAGAAGAGACGCAGGCCAGTGCCTGCGACAAAGGCGGCAGTTTGAACCTCGCTCCCTGCGCCTGACAACCCTCGGCGGCACGATCTTCAACCGATTGCACGCTTGGGTGAGTGTGCGCAGTGACAGGCGCCCTCAATCACAGGATAATGCCGCATCTTTTTTCGACGGCTCTGCCTTGCGGGCCGGTCGAGACGTTTGCTTGTTTGGCCGCCTTAGCCTGACAACCCTGGAGTGTCTGGTTTGATCGTCTTCCGTTATCTGTCCCGTGAAGTGATGTTGACCCTGAGCGCCGTCAGCGCCGTGCTATTGGTCATCATCATGAGCGGTCGCTTCATCAAATACCTTGCCCAGGCTGCTGCGGGCCAACTCGATCCGGGATCGCTGTTCCTGATCATGGGTTACCGTCTGCCGGGGTTCATGCAACTGATCCTGCCGCTGGGTCTGTTTCTCGGGATCCTGCTGGCTTACGGCCGGTTGTACCTCGAAAGCGAAATGACCGTGCTTTCGGCCACCGGCATGAGTCAGCAGCGTCTGCTGCGCATGACCCTGTTTCCGGCGACGCTGGTCGCGCTGGTGGTGGCGTGGTTGAGCCTGAGCCTGGCCCCGCAGGGCGCCAATCAGTTCCAGCTGCTGCTGAACAAGCAGGACGCCCTGACCGAGTTCGATACCCTCGAACCCGGCCGCTTCCAGGCCCTGCGTGACGGTACCCGGGTGACCTACACCGAAACCCTGACCGATGATCGTGTCAACCTCAGCGGCGTGTTCATCTCGCAGAAGAACCTGGGGGCCAATCAGAAAGACCGCGGGATTTCCGTGCTGGTGGCCGAGAATGGTCGTCAGGAGATTCACTCGGACGGCAATCGCTACCTGATCCTGCACAATGGCTATCGTTATGACGGTAGCCCAGGCCAGGCCGATTACCGT
Coding sequences within it:
- a CDS encoding valine--tRNA ligase; translation: MDKTYQPHAIETSWYNTWESENYFAPQGAGDSYTIMIPPPNVTGSLHMGHGFNNAIMDALIRFRRMQGRNTLWQPGTDHAGIATQMLVERQLEATGQNRHDLGREKFLEKVWEWKDQSGGNISRQIRRLGSSVDWSRERFTMDDGLSEAVKEAFVRLHEDGLIYRGKRLVNWDTKLHTAISDLEVENHDEKGFLWNLKYPLADGAKTAEGNDFLIVATTRPETMLGDSAVAVNPNDERYKALIGKFVELPLVGRRIPIIADDYCDPEFGTGCVKITPAHDFNDYEVGKRHNLPLLNIFDKNANVLPAAQVFNLDGTLNDSIDGKIPAEYAGLERFEARKQIVAAFDAAGLLVSVDDHNLKVPKGDRSGTIIEPWLTDQWYVSTKPLAEPAIAAVEDGRIQFVPKQYENMYFSWMRDIQDWCISRQLWWGHRIPAWYDESGKVYVGRDEAEVRAKHNLGPDVALQQDNDVLDTWFSSGLWTFSTLGWPEKTEFLKKFHSTDVLVTGFDIIFFWVARMIMLTMHLIKNEDGTPQVPFKTVYVHGLVRDGQGQKMSKSKGNVLDPLDIIDGIELEELVRKRTSGLMQPKLAKKIEKQTRDEFADGIASYGTDALRFTFCSLASTGRDIKFDMGRVEGYRNFCNKIWNAARYVLDKGEDCGQNGEAYELSLADRWIISQLQRTEAEVTRQLDQFRFDLAAQALYEFIWNQYCDWYLELSKPVLWDENAPVERQRGTRRTLVRVLEVALRLAHPFMPFITEEIWQRIAPLAGIQGKTIMLQPWPVANEERIDPAAEDDIEWLKGLMLGTRNIRGEMNIGPGKPLPIYLKNVSAEDQRRLTENEALLKKLARLESITVLAAGEEAPLSATALVGEMEVLVPMAGLIDKGAELARLDKEILRLQGEVQRVGGKLSNAGFVDKAPAEVIEKERAKLAEAEQALGKLAEQHARISSL
- a CDS encoding leucyl aminopeptidase, which produces MELVVKSVSPETLKTATLVVAVGEGRKLGVAAKQVDELSGGAISAVLKRGDLAGKVGQSLLLHSLPNLKAERVLLVGVGKDEELGDRPFRKIVAGILNTLKGLGGSDAVLALDEIIVKNRDSYGKTRLLAETLVDGEYTFDQFKSQKAEPRALKKVTLLTIKAAQAEVQRAVNHATAIANGMAFTRTLGNLPPNICHPTFLGEQAKNLGKEFKDLKVEVLDEKKIKSLGMGSFYAVGQGSAQPPRLIVMQYNGGKKSEKPYALVGKGITFDTGGISLKPGAGMDEMKYDMGGAASVFGTLRAVLELKLPINLVCILACAENMPSGTASRPGDIVTTMSGQTVEILNTDAEGRLVLCDALTYSERFKPQAVIDIATLTGACVVALGAHTSGLLGNNDELIEQLLSAGKAADDRAWQLPLFDEYQEQLDSPFADIANIGGPKAGTITAACFLSRFTKNLNWAHLDIAGTAWTSGGKDKGATGRPVPLLTQYLLDRAKA
- a CDS encoding DNA polymerase III subunit chi, with amino-acid sequence MDTPKPLQKPAHLLDDLESIRQLLGDDNLQPPLLTDTVDEGEQEQIPMLFEAVDATPPAIEPPPASPPIPAAQPAAAPVDKGPDALLHLDSELRAAAQLIMQDVIDDFAPHIETEIKRRLEARMERLLSQYE
- the lptF gene encoding LPS export ABC transporter permease LptF — translated: MIVFRYLSREVMLTLSAVSAVLLVIIMSGRFIKYLAQAAAGQLDPGSLFLIMGYRLPGFMQLILPLGLFLGILLAYGRLYLESEMTVLSATGMSQQRLLRMTLFPATLVALVVAWLSLSLAPQGANQFQLLLNKQDALTEFDTLEPGRFQALRDGTRVTYTETLTDDRVNLSGVFISQKNLGANQKDRGISVLVAENGRQEIHSDGNRYLILHNGYRYDGSPGQADYRAIKYDTYGVLLPKPDASDEVTDRDAMPTSTLLSNDDERSKAELQWRISLPLLVFIVTLMAVPLSRVNPRQGRFLKLLPAILLYMAYLTILIAARGALEKGKIPPALGLWWVHGIFLVIGLGLLYWEPLRLKLASRRSAALEVARG
- a CDS encoding DNA polymerase III subunit chi, whose amino-acid sequence is MTKVDFYILPSADPSARLDFACKLTEKAWRMGHRIYLHCSDVAQRDDLDARLWAFKGETFVPHGPADSEPDGLIVLGVGADCGAHQDLLVNLDLKVPAFANKFARVAEVVVEDPTIRAAARESFRFYREQGYPLQDHRLQRL